Within Candidatus Krumholzibacteriia bacterium, the genomic segment TGTCGCGCGGAAGATTCTCTCGAACCGAACGCCGGAAGGGCGATCCCGGGGAGGGAAAGAGCCGCCAGCCGTCGCGCGACGCCACCAGCACCTCGCGCGGAAGCAGGCGCGATACGCCGGCCGCGAGTGTTCGCGCCCCCAGCGGATATCCGAAGAGCAGCAGCTGCGCGAATGCGGTGGTGTCGATACCGCGCTCGCCGGTCTGCCTGAGCACGAAGGCCTGGTCGCGGGACATGAACATGCCCCGCGGTGTCGCTCCATAATAGAGGGGAAGCCGGCCGAAGCGGTCCGCGGCCAGCGCCACGCGCCGCGCGCCGGTGTCGTACCACAGGAGCGCAAAGTCACCGTCCACCGACTCCACCGCCGCGCGCAGTTCGCGCGCCAGCGCCTCATCGTCGTGGGCCCTGGTGCAGAGATCCTCGATGCGCTTGAGCAGGGCCGCGCGCTGTCCGCCGTAGACCTGCCCCTCCAGGCACAGCAGCCCGCACGGCCCCCGGATCGCCTCGAACGGGTACCCGGCCGGGTGCCCGGCATCCGCCGCGAGGTGCTCGTCGCTGTGCACCGGTGACCGGCCGGGTGGATGGGGCTGGAAGCGCCACGCAACGCGGAGGCCGGGGGAGGTGATTCCGCGCTCTGGGGTCTGGGTCATGGGCGTACTGCGTTGAAGGTTCGAGGGTTCCGCCGCGCCATTGTACGGGCCGCTTTGCCGCAGCGTCAAACGCGCGTGCCCTGAAAATAGTGGACAGTCTGGTGTTTATTTGGCGATACTATTCACAAGCGTCGGCCGGCGCCCAGTAAAGCCGCACATCCTCGAGAAGGCAGACCAACCGTGGCATACAAACCATACAACTCATTTGAAGTAGCCCAGTCTCAATTCGACACCATCGCCGAGACCATCGGTCTGGACGACGGAACCCGGCAGTTGCTCCGCAACCCCCTGCGCGAGTTTTCCTTTGCCATCCCGGTGCGCATGGACGACGGCACCGTGAAGGTCTTCCGCGGCTTCCGCGTGCAGCACAACGACGCGCGTGGCCCGTGCAAGGGCGGCATTCGTTTCCACCCGCTCGAGACGCTGGACACCGTGCGCGCACTCGCCATGTGGATGACGTGGAAGTGCGCCATCGCCGACATCCCCCTGGGCGGTGCCAAAGGCGGCGTGGTGTGCGACCCGCACAACCTGAGCATGATGGAGCAGGAACGCGTGTGCCGCGGGTGGGTGCGCCAGCTCGCGCAGAACCTCGGCCCCGCCATCGACATTCCCGCGCCGGACGTCATGACCAACGCCCAGCATATGCTGTGGATCCTGGACGAGTTCGAACACATCCACGGCCAGCGGCTGCCGGGGACCATCACCGGCAAGCCGGTCGGCATGGGCGGCTCGCTGGGCCGCTCGGAGGCGACGGGCTACGGCGTCATCTTCACGCTGCGCGAGGCGCTCAAGCAGCTGGACATCAATATCAAGAACACCACCGCCAGCGTGCAGGGCTTCGGCAACGTGGGGCAGTTTGCCGTGCGGCTCTACCAGATGCTGGGCGGCACCGTGACCTGCGTGTCGTCGTGGGACCAGGCCGACCAGACCTCGTACGCGTTCCATCGCAAGGGCGGCGTGGACGTGGACGAACTGCTGGCCGTCACCGATCGCTACGGCGGGATCGACAAGGCGAAGGCGCGCGACCTCGGCTACGAGCTCATGCCCGGCGACAAGTGGATCGCGCAGGAGGTCGACATTCTGATCCCCGCCGCGCTGGAGAACCAGATTACGGGTGAGAACGTGCGCGAGATTTCGCGCTCCGTAAGATTCATCGCGGAGGGCGCCAACGGCCCCACCACGCCGGAAGCGGACGCGCACATCGACGAGAGGAAGATCTTCCTCATCCCGGATTTCCTGGCCAACGCCGGCGGGGTGGTGTGCAGCTACTTCGAGCAGGTGCAGAGCAACATGAACTACTACTGGCCCAAGGACGACGTGCTGGGCCGTCTCGATCTCAAGATGACCTCCGCCTTCGCCACCGTGAGCGAACTGGCGCAGAAGAAGGACGTGCCCATGCGCAGCGCCGCGTACATGATCGCGATCGACCGGGTTGCGAGGGCCTGCCGGGACCGAGGCTGGGTATAGAAAAGAGCGTGCATGACGAAGGACCGCGCGAGCGACATCCCCCGCTTCGGCAGAGCCTTCTTCACGTCGGGGGAGTCGTTCTCCCGGATCGGTGACGGGGAGCTGGGCGGCAAGGCGGAGGGGCTCGTTTCCATCCGGACGGAACTCGCCTCCGCCGGCCACGCCGCCGTCTCCGTCGACATTCCCACCTCCGCCGTTCTCGCCACCGACGTCTTCGATCATTTCATCGCGAGAAACGGCCTCGCCGAAGTCGCCTGCTCCGATGCGGCCGACGACCGCATCGCACTGGCCTTCCAGAAGGGAGACCTGCCGGTGGAGGTGGTCGGCGATCTGCGCGCACTCATCGAAGACGTGCATTCACCGCTCGCCATCCGCTCGTCCAGCCTCCTCGAGGACGCGATGTTTCGCCCCTTCGCCGGCGTCTACCAGACCAAGATGATTCCCAACAACCAGTCTGACCCCGACGAGCGCTTCCACCGCCTGGTGGAGGCAATCAAGTTCGTTTATGCGTCGGTCTACTCGAAGGGTGCGAAGGGCTACATTCGCGCCGCGGGCCGCACGGTGACCGACGAGAAGATGGCGGTGATCATCCAGGAGGTGGTGGGCGAACGGCACTTCGACCGCTACTACCCGCACCTGTCCGGGGTGGGGCGATCGTACAACTTCTATCCGACGGGTGGCGCCGCGCCGCGGGAAGGCGTCGTGAACCTGGCGCTCGGCCTGGGCAAGACCATCGTGGACGGCGGCATCTCGTGGCCGTATTCGCCCGCGCATCCTGCCGCGCCGCCGCCGTTTGCGTCGGTGTCCGACCAGATGAAGAACACGCAGCTCGAGTTCTGGGCCGTGAACATGGGAGATGTGCGCGAGTACGATCCCACCGCGGAGACGGAATACCTGATCAATGCAGATCTGCGGGCGGCGGCGCTGGACGACACGCTGCGTTTCGTCGCGTCCACCTACGACGCCGAGCGGGGGCGGCTGGTGGCGGGCATCGGCGTGGATGGACCCCGCGTTCTCAATTTCTCGCCGCTGCTCGAGATGGGAGAATTCGGACTCAGCGACGCAATTCGTTCTCTGCTCGCTCTGTGCGAGCAATCGGTGGGCGCGCCGGTGGAGATAGAGTTCGCCGCGACGTTTCCCGACAATCGCAACGATCGCGCGCGCCTGGCGCTGCTGCAGGTGCGGCCCATGGTGGTGTCCGACGAGACCGTTACCATCGATGATACGGAATTCGAAGCGCCCGACCTGCTGCTGGCGTCACCGCGGGTGATGGGGAACGGCAGCGAGAACACCATCTGCGACGTCGTCTATGTCAAACCCGAGCGCTTCGAGGCGCGCTCCACCCGGGTCATTGCCGCCGAACTGGAGCAACTGAACCGGACGCTCATGGACGACGAGCGGCGTTACCTCCTGATCGGCTTTGGACGCTGGGGCAGTGTTGACCCGTGGCTGGGGATTCCCGTGAACTGGGGCGATATCGCCAGCGCGAAGGTGATCGTGGAAGCCACCCTTCCGGACATGAACGTCGAGCCCAGCCAGGGGTCGCATTTCTTCCACAACATCACCAGCTTTGAGGTAAGCTATTTCACCGTGCACCATGAGAAAAAGCCCGGTATCGACTGGGACTGGTTGAACGCCCTGCCCGTGGTGACCGAGACGGAACACCTGCGACACGTCCGCTGCGACTCGCCGCTGCGCGTCAAGGTGGACGGAAGGAGCGGCCGCGGCGTCATCCGGCACGCCTGACCGCACACAGCGAGAACCGCACAACCATGCCCGATTCAGAAGAGAGAACCCGACAGATACTGGCCGCGCTGCAGGAGCGCGCCAAGGAACTGAACTGTCTCTACGCGGTGGACGAAATCCTCAGCATCCGGGGACTGTCCATGGCGGAGATGGCGCCGCGCATCATCGCCACCATTCCCCAGGGCTGGCAGTACTCGGCCATCTGCCAGGCGCGCCTGGAGGTGCGGGGCGCCGTCTTCCGGCCCGAGGGGTTCGTGGAGACCGAGTGGCGACAGCTGGCGGACATCGTGGTGGAGGGCGAGCGCGCCGGGCAGATTGCGGTCTTCTACACCGAAGCACGACCCGACGCGGACGAGGGTCCGTTCCTCAAGGAGGAACGCCGGCTGATCAACGCCATTGCGGAGCGCATCGCGTTCTTCCTGCTCCAGCAGAAGCTGCGCTCGACGCTGCAGAGCTGGAACGACGCGCGGGCAATATCCACCCAGGAGCACCCTGACTGGAAGGTGATCCTGAACTTCATCCGCAAGACGGACCCGCGGCTGCTGGAGCGCGTGACGCGCAAGATGATCAACCGCCTGTGCGAGTCCGGAACCCAGGAAGCCGACGCCCTCCTGCAGGAGTTCCTCATGGAGTCTCCGCCCGCCGAGGCGGTGGACGAGAACCGGCCCCAGGAACGGCGCGCGCTGGCCGCACTCACCAAGATCACCGAGAAAGCCTTCGATCTCGCGGCCGGATCGTGGCCCGAGGACGAACTGGTGCAGTGCCTCGAGTCGTGGATCGAAGAAGAGAAGGCGTCGTTCCTCTTCGACACCCTGGAGAACCCGCACAGCTCGCTGCAGGCCATCGCGGAGGCGATCCTGCGCTTCCAGAGCGCCAACGTGGACGAGAGCAAGCTGTCGCGCTCCGTGCAGGCGTCGTTGCGTGCGGCGCTGTTGCGGCGCGTGTTCTCGGACAACCCCTCCTTTGTCAGCGTTGCCAAGGATCACTTTGCGCTGTCGGATTTCTACGACATCTTTCCACGCGTCGTGCACTCGTCCGAGAGCCACGGC encodes:
- a CDS encoding Glu/Leu/Phe/Val dehydrogenase gives rise to the protein MAYKPYNSFEVAQSQFDTIAETIGLDDGTRQLLRNPLREFSFAIPVRMDDGTVKVFRGFRVQHNDARGPCKGGIRFHPLETLDTVRALAMWMTWKCAIADIPLGGAKGGVVCDPHNLSMMEQERVCRGWVRQLAQNLGPAIDIPAPDVMTNAQHMLWILDEFEHIHGQRLPGTITGKPVGMGGSLGRSEATGYGVIFTLREALKQLDINIKNTTASVQGFGNVGQFAVRLYQMLGGTVTCVSSWDQADQTSYAFHRKGGVDVDELLAVTDRYGGIDKAKARDLGYELMPGDKWIAQEVDILIPAALENQITGENVREISRSVRFIAEGANGPTTPEADAHIDERKIFLIPDFLANAGGVVCSYFEQVQSNMNYYWPKDDVLGRLDLKMTSAFATVSELAQKKDVPMRSAAYMIAIDRVARACRDRGWV
- a CDS encoding PEP/pyruvate-binding domain-containing protein, which gives rise to MTKDRASDIPRFGRAFFTSGESFSRIGDGELGGKAEGLVSIRTELASAGHAAVSVDIPTSAVLATDVFDHFIARNGLAEVACSDAADDRIALAFQKGDLPVEVVGDLRALIEDVHSPLAIRSSSLLEDAMFRPFAGVYQTKMIPNNQSDPDERFHRLVEAIKFVYASVYSKGAKGYIRAAGRTVTDEKMAVIIQEVVGERHFDRYYPHLSGVGRSYNFYPTGGAAPREGVVNLALGLGKTIVDGGISWPYSPAHPAAPPPFASVSDQMKNTQLEFWAVNMGDVREYDPTAETEYLINADLRAAALDDTLRFVASTYDAERGRLVAGIGVDGPRVLNFSPLLEMGEFGLSDAIRSLLALCEQSVGAPVEIEFAATFPDNRNDRARLALLQVRPMVVSDETVTIDDTEFEAPDLLLASPRVMGNGSENTICDVVYVKPERFEARSTRVIAAELEQLNRTLMDDERRYLLIGFGRWGSVDPWLGIPVNWGDIASAKVIVEATLPDMNVEPSQGSHFFHNITSFEVSYFTVHHEKKPGIDWDWLNALPVVTETEHLRHVRCDSPLRVKVDGRSGRGVIRHA